DNA sequence from the bacterium genome:
CAACGGCGGCCTGGGGACCGTCACCGGGCTGGTCAACGTCCACCGCGCCGCGGCCGCGGCCGGCGTCGACGCCGGCGCCGTCATGGCCCAGGGCGCGTTCGAGGTCCTCTTCAACGTGGCCTTCAGCTTTATGTTCGCCTGGTTGGCGTTCTTCGGCTACGCGACGATGCGGCTGGTCGCGGCCGGGGAAGTAAAGGAAGAATAACCTTAGTATAAAGAGTACGGGGCCGGCCCGGAGGCCGGCCTTTTTTTACGCTCCGCCCGGCATCACAAACCCTCCCGCGAGGGGGCTCGACAAGGGCCTTAAGGCCTTTGTCCCCGCGGGGGGAGGGTCAAGGCGTAAAATAAAAAACCCCCAGCCGGGGGGAGGGGGAGGGCTGAAATGTAAAAAAACTTATTGACGCGGTAGCTCCTTTTATTTAGATTTAGCTAAGAAGTAACTTGTTCAGAGACGTTAACGCGACGAGGAGGGCGTAATGAAAGAAGTGACGGCGGTAGTAGTCGGCGTTATCATTGCTTTAGGGCCCGCGGCCGTTTCGGCGTTTGCGGATTTTAATGAAGAAAATCCGTTCGCTTTGGCGGCCGGCGACGCGGATGGTGAAATTTGCCCGAGTTGCGGCGCGGCGAACGTAGCCGATGCCGTTTACTGTTATAAGTGCGGTGAGAAATTCCCCCAGCGCCCGCAGGATTTCGAATTCTGTCCATATTGCGGCGAAAAAATAAACCCGGGAGACCGGACGTGTCCTCATTGCGGCATTACGATAGCCCGGGGGCCAGTGCCGGAAAAGCGGGCCACATGGGAAAGAAAGATGTTTGGTTTTACGTTGGGCGTAGGAGCAGACATCGGCGACGACACCGATATCTTATTTCCGGCCGAATTCGCGTTAAACTTCTTCGACCATTTAGCTTTCGGCCCTGAGGTAAGTTGGGCGCCGGGCAGCTCAAGAAAGGTCGTGTTGGTCGGGGGCAGCGTGCGGGGTTATATTTTACCTTACTCACGGGGTTATTTTA
Encoded proteins:
- a CDS encoding zinc ribbon domain-containing protein; the encoded protein is MKEVTAVVVGVIIALGPAAVSAFADFNEENPFALAAGDADGEICPSCGAANVADAVYCYKCGEKFPQRPQDFEFCPYCGEKINPGDRTCPHCGITIARGPVPEKRATWERKMFGFTLGVGADIGDDTDILFPAEFALNFFDHLAFGPEVSWAPGSSRKVVLVGGSVRGYILPYSRGYFIKPYGNFRFGLNNYKDRYGDRQDMVYYGAGGGLDLRITGSPLVIFVSAGVRVRRDAWEIKDTYFTPAAGLRLFL